Proteins from one Telopea speciosissima isolate NSW1024214 ecotype Mountain lineage chromosome 1, Tspe_v1, whole genome shotgun sequence genomic window:
- the LOC122650417 gene encoding uncharacterized protein LOC122650417 — MNESEDIEAYMVRVNEVVNAIRGLGHTLSDSEIFQKILRSLLPKDDSRVLVIEDHDDIDNLTLDVLQGKLKAYEMRTGKRKGKSKDKEIAFKVMKNLKIEENSDIELDSDDEAESNFVRKLTRGKGKYQGKLPFKCFRCGDIGHYATSCPQKKKFRGNDDEDNNNKEKCKGKKKQFTKRRFPKKKVFISKESDDSSSDSEIDEDSDSGIKTEEVEAIVDLEEELEEALEKLDIEKKKNKKLVKVCMKQEKELESLKDSQTTLNDLETQLAFKVTHCKKLAQENEVLQSQIKEYEDKISNYELMWVELNELKQKVRKFDENGVSQEIQLTQSQPNKSSQILEKIINNQRPASMKSGLGAQDKAVQWILDSGCSSHMTSDKNKFAELNQYL, encoded by the exons ATGAATGAAAGTGAAGATATTGAAGCATATATGGTTAGAGTCAATGAAGTTGTAAATGCTATCAGAGGTCTAGGTCATACATTGAGTGACTCCGAGATTTTTCAGAAGATACTCAGATCACTTCTTCCCAAAGATGACTCCAGGGTATTAGTTATTGAAGATCATGATGATATAGACAACTTGACATTAGATGTTTTGCAAGGAAAGTTGAAGGCCTATGAGATGAGAACtgggaaaagaaaaggcaaatcAAAAGACAAAGAGATTGCTTTTAAAGTAATGAAGAAtctaaaaattgaagaaaattctGATATTGAGTTggatagtgatgatgaggctGAATCAAACTTTGTTAGAAAGCTCACCAGAGGAAAAGGTAAGTATCAAGGTAAGCTTCCATTCAAGTGCTTCAGATGTGGTGATATTGGTCACTATGCTACCTCGTGTCCTCAAAAGAAGAAATTCAGAGGCAATGATGAtgaagacaacaacaacaaagaaaaatgcaaagggaagaaaaagcaGTTCACTAAGAGAAGATTCCCCAAGAAGAAGGTTTTTATCTCCAAGGAGAGTGATGACTCCTCATCTGATTCAGAGATTGATGAAGATTCAGACAGTGGTATCA AGACAGAGGAAGTGGAAGCTATAGTGGATCTTGAGGAAGAGTTGGAAGAGGCTCTTGAGAAGCTTGatattgagaagaaaaagaataagaagctGGTCAAGGTCTGtatgaaacaagaaaaagaactgGAGAGTTTGAAAGATAGCCAGACCACTTTGAATGATCTTGAGACTCAACTTGCATTCAAGGTTACTCACTGCAAAAAGCTTGCTCAAGAAAATGAGGTTCTTCAAAGCCAAATCAAAGAGTATGAAGACAAAATCAGCAActatgagttgatgtgggttGAACTTAATGAGTTGAAACAGAAAGTAAGAAAATTTGATGAGAATGGAGTATCTCAAGAAATTCAGCTCACTCAATCTCAACCAAACAAGTCAAGTCAGATTCTTGAGAAGATCATCAATAATCAGAGACCAGCTAGCATGAAATCAGGTTTAGG AGCTCAAGACAAGGCTGTTCAATGGATCCTTGATAGTGGTTGTTCAAGTCACATGACTAGTGATAAGAACAAGTTTGCTGAGCTCAATCAATATCTCTAA